From Numida meleagris isolate 19003 breed g44 Domestic line chromosome 4, NumMel1.0, whole genome shotgun sequence, the proteins below share one genomic window:
- the SOWAHB gene encoding ankyrin repeat domain-containing protein SOWAHB, which produces MTTSAALRPSPLPRRRPRPPPGAKAREAERRRGRARRRRDPGGAAPSGRSMARELSQEAVLDFLWAAGGRAPNAALLRHFQDFLRDPALTDAQRGERRERFKRLVNAVATVQPAAAGTSKDIVLRRRYRDLLDEELPPPEEPEENKEEEKEPSPPPRCDPCRRRDPPGKERPGGGQPGGAAAAAGCAARGRGGLCLECRRALRDAAAAAAPPPPYRNLRGPPPYRPLQPPSAGPSPSPSRCPQRPPPPAGSAPVGSLPPPGPRGLHPARSQLLSSGPRVPPLSGPPRARFPQPSPAEPSPAQSLLLLSAPEILPLSQSRSLQTLTAGHSPSASSLLLSSPDALPLPQSRSLQTLSTRLPSSSREGPKVRTPNGPVRPPATLLHTAGPPSPPALLLPAGPGGLSPCSQLPPARPLPSRSVLPASDPQEPPASTPSAPIPVFRSIRCQLALLEVSDDRGRPHRAVPHRSSSMHVPNRGPTVPLGRRSHAWLVAVSAGRWAHVRELFLEEPELALQRDFMSGFTVLHWLAKHGDGPGLQELAEAARQAGLVLDVDARSGCGYTPLHLAAIHGHALVIKVLVLQLGCQVQVRDGSGRRPWEYLGSSTSGEIWQLLQAPRGTIMFPTQPLARSVSSASKTLPPAGRAPLAACLKPQRSRRAASHQVGSESD; this is translated from the coding sequence ATGACCACCTCCGCAGCGCTGCGCCCAAGCCCACTCCCACGCCGCCGTCCCCGGCCGCCACCCGGGGCAAAGGCGCGGGAGGCGGAGAGGCGCAGAGGCCGGGCACGGCGGAGGCGGGATCCCGGCGGCGCAGCACCGAGCGGCCGGAGCATGGCGCGGGAGCTGAGCCAGGAGGCTGTGCTGGACTTCCTCTGGGCTGCGGGGGGCCGAGCCCCCAACGCGGCGCTGCTCCGCCACTTCCAGGACTTCCTCCGCGATCCGGCGCTGACGGACGCGCAGCGTGGGGAGCGCCGCGAGCGGTTCAAGCGCCTGGTCAACGCCGTGGCCACCGTGCAACCCGCGGCCGCCGGCACCTCCAAGGACATCGTGCTCCGCCGCAGGTACCGCGACCTCCTCGACGAGGAGCTGCCGCCGCCGGAAGAGCCGGAGGAGaacaaggaggaggagaaggagccGTCCCCGCCGCCCCGCTGCGATCCTTGCCGCCGGCGCGACCCCCCGGGAAAGGAGCGGCCGGGCGGGGGGCAGCCAGGCGGAGCGGCCGCCGCTGCGGGCTGCGCTGCCCGGGGCCGCGGTGGACTCTGCCTCGAGTGCCGCCGGGCGCTCCGCGAtgcagccgccgccgccgccccgccgcccccctATCGGAACCTCCGGGGGCCGCCCCCGTACCGGCCGCTGCAGCCGCCCTCCGCCGGaccgtccccgtccccgtcccgGTGTCCGCAGcggccgccgcctcccgccggGTCTGCCCCTGTCGGGTCCCTGCCACCGCCTGGCCCCAGAGGGCTACACCCAGCCCGGTCCCAGCTGCTGTCATCGGGCCCCAGGGTGCCGCCCCTCAGCGGGCCGCCTCGAGCCCGGTTCCCACAGCCGTCCCCCGCGGAGCCATCCCCTGCCcagtccctgctgctgctgtcagccccAGAGATCCTGCCCCTGTCGCAGTCTCggtccctgcagacactcacTGCCGGGCACAGCCCATCCGCATCCTCACTGCTTTTATCAAGCCCGGACGCGCTCCCCCTGCCCCAGTCCAGGTCCCTTCAGACGCTCTCCACCAGGCTCCCCTCATCCTCACGAGAGGGGCCCAAGGTACGGACCCCCAACGGCCCAGTGCGACCTCCAGCCACGTTGCTGCACACCGCAGGGCCACCctcacccccagccctgctacTGCCAGCAGGCCCCGGGGGGCTgtccccctgctcccagctccctcctgccagGCCACTCCCATCCCGGTCTGTGCTGCCAGCATCGGACCCCCAGGAGCCACCGGCTAGCACCCCATCAGCTCCAATACCTGTTTTCCGCAGCATCAGGTGCCAACTTGCTCTGCTGGAGGTGTCGGATGACAGAGGGAGACCACACCGTGCAGTGCCACACAGGAGCTCCTCCATGCACGTCCCGAACCGGGGGCCGACAGTGCCACTGGGTCGGCGGTCGCACGCTTGGCTGGTGGCGGTGTCAGCGGGGCGCTGGGCCCACGTGCGGGAACTTTTCCTGGAGGAGCCGGAGCTGGCCTTGCAGCGGGACTTCATGTCGGGCTTCACGGTGCTGCACTGGCTGGCCAAGCACGGAGATGGGCCAggcctgcaggagctggccgAAGCGGCACGCCAGGCTGGGCTGGTGCTGGACGTGGATGCTCGGTCGGGCTGCGGGTACACTCCACTGCACCTGGCTGCCATACATGGCCACGCACTCGTCATCAAGGTgttggtgctgcagctgggctgccaGGTGCAGGTGCGGGATGGCAGCGGGCGCCGGCCTTGGGAGtacctgggcagcagcacctctggGGAGAtctggcagctcctgcaggcacCCCGGGGCACGATTATGTTCCCCACGCAGCCCCTGGCCCGTAGTGTGTCTTCAGCCAGCAAGACTCTGcctcctgcaggcagggcaCCACTGGCTGCGTGCCTTAAGCCACAGCGCAGCCGCCGGGCAGCATCCCACCAAGTTGGCAGTGAGAGTGACTGA